The Thermovibrio guaymasensis genomic interval TAAGCCTTCCCCTTTTCTTACTTAGGTCCTCAATAGTTCCTGAACCGTAGAGGACTTTAAACTTCTTTCCCATATAGTTAATCACTCCATCTGTTACGTAGAAGTTCCCCGAAATTACCGGTTCTCCGTTGAGGGTGGTTAGTTTGAGTGTTGGGAGTATCTCAATCCAGAAGAGCTCTCCCTTTAACCTTACTGGTTCGCTAAAGAGAGCTCCAATACTGAGCTCTACTGGAATCTTCCTTACTTCCTTGTTCTCCTCCTCCTTTTCCTTTCTTTCTTTTAGAAAGAGTTTAGTTTTAGAGAGCTCTACACTCCCTTTTAGGTTTTTCTTTTTAATTTCATAAGTTAAATTTCCAGAAACTAAGCTTTTCCAAAAGCCTATTTCTCCTACAGGTATCTGTGAAAGGGCTATTATGACTGAGTGGTTAGTTTTATTTATCAGTACGTTACCGTCTCCAACTGAAATTTCGCTCTTTAAAACCTTAACTTCACCGTTACTTACTCTTCCCGTTAGATCATTTACGATAACTTTACTGAGGATGTATTTACTCCTTAAGCTTATATCGCTTCCTTTTATGTAAGCATCATAGTTTAGGATTTTATCGTAGTTAAACTTACCCTTTACTTTTAAGTTCCCTTTACTGTACTTAATTAGGTCGTTCAGTTTAAAAAGGTATATAAGCCCTTTTATTCCTAGTTCAGCCTTAAACTTTGCCGAAATGGGCTCTATTTTAGGCTCCCTAATCTCTATCCAGCCGTCAACGTAGGAAAGTGTAAAAGGAGAAACTTCTAATTCCTTATTTTTTAACTTTAGGTAGACTCCAGTAGGCGAGTAGAGTTTGTAGAAACCATAAGGTTTTACGGTAAACGTAGGAACAGATACGTAACCGTTAAAACTCGGAAACTCCAAATTGACAAAGGCTAAGTTTATTAAGACGTAGCCTCTAGTATCTTTAATCTTAAGCCTCCTTACTTTACCTACAACGTTTCCCTTTTCCCCAAACAGGATAACGTAAATTTCATTTCCGTTTCCAAAAACCTTAATGTTACCCCTATTACTGGGCTCATTTACAGTTCCAGCAACTTCAAACTCTATGGGTTTTTCAAGGTATTTTGATTCTAGCTTTCCTTTACCAGAAATTTTTACAGTGAAATTAGAAAACCTACCAGAGAAAACAAACAAATAATCACCACCTAAACTACCAACCGGCTTAACCAGATCTCCGAAAACTCTCACTTTACCGTTAATCCAATTTCTATCCAGCAGAAGATCAACGCTTCCGGAGCTCTTAAACCCTTTTAGCTTTCCACAGAGATTAATTCCGTTATAGTCAACCTCTAAGTTCCTTCCTTTAAAAGATACTCTGTATTTACCCTCTTCAAACTTAAAACCCTTGAATACTCCTTTTTCCAAGTTGCCTGAGAAATTTCCGAATAGGTTTTTGCTTCTGTAAATGATGTTACCACTACCGTTCCCCTTTACAGAAATTAAATTTTGATAGGTGAAACTACCGTAGAAGGAGTTCACTTTCAGATTAACGTTACTTTCCTTTGGCTTAGATATTGGAATAATAACTTCTGCAGAAGAAGTTGTTTTTCCAGAAACCTCAAAAGGTAACTTTACGCCGAATCCCTCAACAATCTTTAAGATAGAGGAAGAAGGAAAGTCCTCAACGTTAACATCAAGGAGTACTTTTTTCTCTCTTATTAAATAAGTCAAATTATTTAAGTTAACTCCTATGGGGCTTATAGCTGAGATAACTAAACTGTGATCTTTATAAATTACTGAACCTTCAACGTTCGGAATAAACACTTCAAAGAGGGAGAGCTCTGGTGATGAGAAACTGAACTTAGCTTCCGGCTCCTTTAACTTCCCAAAGACCCTTCCACTGCCGGAAACTCTCCCTTTAAGGCCTAACTTCCTTAGAAAATCAATAGAAGAAACTTCCAAATCCTTCCCAAAGAACCGAGAATCTATTTCCCTTTTAGCTAAAGATATCTCTCCCCTTCCTTGAACCTTTCCTTCATTTCCTCCAATTAAGACTTTAAATAGAGTTTTCTGAGAGTTCCCCCTTATGTAAGCTTTTCCTTTTCCTTTAAATCCCCTAAAGTAAAAACTGCTAACTTTTAGATTCCCTTCATACTTAAACTCCTCATCGTAGTTGAAACTTAACCTTCCGCTGAGTGTTGCTTTAGGTATCCAGCTTCCGTACTTCTCCTTAAAAGAGGAGACCTGCCTTATAGTGCCAAGCTCAAAATCCTTTAAGTTAAAGTTTCCCCGTAGCTTTTTACCTAAGTAACTTAAATTTCCAGTTATCTCTGGAGACTCAAGCTCAACCTCTCCTCTCTCCTTTGAGATTTTCCCCTTAACTTTAATTTCCCTTAACGCAACAAACTGGGTTGAAAGGGTTTTTGATTTTAACTGAACCCTTAAAACGGGATTCTTGGTTTTCCCCTTTAAAGAGAAATCTCCCTTTAAACCTTCAAGAATAAAACTTTCCTCTTTTACGTCTCCATCAACTTTTCCCCTTAAGGAAACTTTTTCAGGCGATACTATTCCCTTTAACGTAAAGTTCAGACCATCAAGCTTTCCTGAAGCCTTTGAAAAAATTAACTTTAAATTCTTTAAATCATACTCCCCATTCCCACTGAATAAGATTTTCCTTTCTTTAACTCTTCCTCTTGCATCTGCAGAAAACTTTTTACCATTAATTTTTACAGTTATCTCTCCCAGAGAAAAAACACCACCAACTAAACTACCAACAAACTCTCCCTCCCTCCTTTCCTGATCAAACGAAAGGGAACCCTTTAGGTTTAAACTTCCA includes:
- a CDS encoding translocation/assembly module TamB domain-containing protein, producing MKFREVLAELLKSIKSGRIHRLLKLLMVLLFIYLSVQVGRELLNYYLYQKEKLNISLRNFKWSFSIKKGELSLKFKELSVNSEKSSLSVDDGKVEILVYDSLLNLKPHFKLISAERVELILPSSENRKSYKFSLNIPPVLIDKLDIDYLYLKKGNFYLYGRQLLKGRERVLIGGIFGKLGGKEFSLLPLEGYFDGGKLIIPTLNFSYGSLNLKGSLSFDQERREGEFVGSLVGGVFSLGEITVKINGKKFSADARGRVKERKILFSGNGEYDLKNLKLIFSKASGKLDGLNFTLKGIVSPEKVSLRGKVDGDVKEESFILEGLKGDFSLKGKTKNPVLRVQLKSKTLSTQFVALREIKVKGKISKERGEVELESPEITGNLSYLGKKLRGNFNLKDFELGTIRQVSSFKEKYGSWIPKATLSGRLSFNYDEEFKYEGNLKVSSFYFRGFKGKGKAYIRGNSQKTLFKVLIGGNEGKVQGRGEISLAKREIDSRFFGKDLEVSSIDFLRKLGLKGRVSGSGRVFGKLKEPEAKFSFSSPELSLFEVFIPNVEGSVIYKDHSLVISAISPIGVNLNNLTYLIREKKVLLDVNVEDFPSSSILKIVEGFGVKLPFEVSGKTTSSAEVIIPISKPKESNVNLKVNSFYGSFTYQNLISVKGNGSGNIIYRSKNLFGNFSGNLEKGVFKGFKFEEGKYRVSFKGRNLEVDYNGINLCGKLKGFKSSGSVDLLLDRNWINGKVRVFGDLVKPVGSLGGDYLFVFSGRFSNFTVKISGKGKLESKYLEKPIEFEVAGTVNEPSNRGNIKVFGNGNEIYVILFGEKGNVVGKVRRLKIKDTRGYVLINLAFVNLEFPSFNGYVSVPTFTVKPYGFYKLYSPTGVYLKLKNKELEVSPFTLSYVDGWIEIREPKIEPISAKFKAELGIKGLIYLFKLNDLIKYSKGNLKVKGKFNYDKILNYDAYIKGSDISLRSKYILSKVIVNDLTGRVSNGEVKVLKSEISVGDGNVLINKTNHSVIIALSQIPVGEIGFWKSLVSGNLTYEIKKKNLKGSVELSKTKLFLKERKEKEEENKEVRKIPVELSIGALFSEPVRLKGELFWIEILPTLKLTTLNGEPVISGNFYVTDGVINYMGKKFKVLYGSGTIEDLSKKRGRLSILASAHISGYYIYMKIEGEFSSPTIYLSSDPPLTREEILNLIMTGASPEQVEASSELFPAVQIAYYAASSFFKPIESKFQEALGLENFSIEPYITKYGETVAKLTVVKRLSERIRLVGYETTGQNPEYGGSIDFRLDDKYYLEFRYNSYYGAEAGIGAEVRIK